AATAAAGGAGAACCTATAACATGGTTTCCTGCATTCGGAACAGCCTGTTTTACCTTCAGGGCAGCAGGGGTTCCCAGTTCCTCAAACATCTTTAGCATGGCATCTACCTTTACTGTCTGATCCTGATGCTGGGCGTCCTTATAATAATAAAGCATTAATACCGGTTGTTTTACTTTTTCATAACTTTCTTTAGTATTGGAAGTCTCCATAAATTCCTGCAGCTGAGGCACAGCTTCCAGACGATACTGACTATACCAGTACTGCAGCACTTTCGGGTCGGTGTCTGCACTTTTCTTCGAATACATTCCGCCCATTACTTTTCTTACCAGCTGCAGTCCCCATGGTTTATTGGTTAGCCAGGCAGAGCCGTTATTGATTTCAATATTTGGAGAGTAAAGAATTATACTGTTAATTTCAGGGAAGTTTGCCGCTAATTTAACCGCCAGTGCCCCACCGGTTGAAGTGCCCATGATAATTACCTTTTTACCCAGTTTTTTACCAATTGCATAAGCTTCAAGCGCCGAAGCCCATAAGTTTTCCGGCGTAAACTCCAGCATAGCATCTTTTCCCTGCAAGCCATGACCGGCAAGACGGGCAAGATACAGATTACAGCCAAAGGCTTTGGCAAAATTACGATGCACAGGCTCTCCTTCTCCCTGGGAAGCAGTAAAGCCATGAAGATATACTACAGCATATTCTGTCTGCTCTTTATGCGTACTGTCAGCCCATATTATCCTTGCCTGGTTGTCGGTTTTTAAAGAAAGTTTCGATTCTCTGTCATTAATAAAGGTATCCAGCTGGGCTGGTTTATCCGGAACAGCGGGTAAGGCTGTTACATAAACAGGAGTAGCGGGCTTAGGCCCTGAAAAATAAACAACGACCAATAGAAGTATCAGCACTCCCAAACCTATTAAAATCTTCATAATCATCTATTAAATGGAGAAAGCAATTAATTAAAAATCTAAGTATAAAATATTTAAAACATACATTTCATACCCTATCAAAATTAACATTTTAATTCAAAACGAGTATGAGAGACTGCCGGAATGATGATTTAATCTTCCTGATGTAAAATTAAGTTTTAATTATTGAAATGAAACTTAGCAGATATCAGAGACATTTAGTTATACTTGTCTTAACTAATTAATCAGTATCAACCAATAACTATCCCAAAATCAATGAACCAAAAACCATCAAGTGCATTTATAGGGGCTTCCTGGGTAGCCTTAATGGCAGGATTTGCAGCTTATAACATCGGGCTTTTCAATGCTACAATGCAATTAAATGAGAAAGGATATTATTTCACCATCCTTATTTTCGGTGTATTTGCAGCCATTTCTGTACAAAAATGTGTTCGTGACCGCCTGGAAGGAATTCCGGTAACGAATATTTATTACGGTATAGCCTGGTTTTGTACCATTTTATCCCTTGTACTATTAACTGTAGGATTATGGAATGCTACACTTGCTTTAAGTGAAAAAGGATTTTATGCAATGTCTTTTGTACTCACAATTTTCGCTTCCATTGCGGTACAGAAAAACACCAGAGACAGTATTGGTACTGAACCTAAAGCACCAAACGATCAGAATAACCTGTAATTTAAAAAACCTGAATCCCGAAAACATGCACAAGCATGTAACAGGATTCAGGTTTTTTTTATATTAACAGCTTATCAGACAGATCTGTTTGCTGTCACATAACGCCTGTGATAATTAATCTGTCCGGTATGATAAGACAGGTGAGCAAAAAGATGAATCAGTACATATTCAACAGACTGTTCGTCTTTAACCACCTTAATCTCTGCGGGGTAGTCACTTTCCAGTTCAGCACTGGTTAATCCGGAAACCGCATCAGCGATAATTTCTGACAGCCGGTTAAATTCCTCAATCAGTTCTTCTCTGGTAAACAACCTCGCATTAAACTCCGCATCCCTGTTTCTTTCATAACCGATATGTCCGAAAGGATTACCTACAAAAGTCTTTAAATTACCTATCAGGTGCTGCAGCAAATGACCACCGGAATTGGTTGTTCCAGGTAAAACTTCCCATAGCGAGCTATCATCAGGGTACATTTTCAGTTCTTCAGTGACTTTGCTCAGGTCACGTTGATATAATTGCGTATAGTATTCAGTTTTCATTTGTTATTTTAAAAAAGTACATCCTGCAAATCAGGATTTTTATCAAATACACTTTTAGCAAACGGACATAACGGAAGGATTTTCACCTTGTTATCCCTTGCATATTTTACTGCTTCCAGTACCAGTTTTTTTCCAACACCTTTTCCTGAAAAATCAGGGTTTACCTCTGTATGGTCGATAATGATTTTACCTGGTCCTGCCCAGACATAAGTCATTTCTCCGGCTACCTTATCATTTTCTATGGCCTTAAAACTGCCTTTTTTCTCGTCATTGAACTGTTCAATATTCATAGCTAATATTTCCTTAAATGTATTTGTATCTGCTTATAATTATCTGATCTGTTTACCCTGTTCCGGAAGCGGAACAAACTCGGTTTCTCCCGGCACCCGCGGAAATGACTGTTCAAGCCATTTAGTTTTAGCATTCTCGATCAGCTCCCTGCTTGAAGCTACAAAATTCCAGTAAATAAAACGTTCTTCGGGGAACGGCTCTCCGCCAAATATATAAACTGTGGTATGCTCCTGCATTTCAAATTCACAAAGCTGACTGTCTTTGGCAATCAGTATATGTTTAGGCTCGTAAATATTCCCTTCACTTTCAATAGCTCCCTCCAGAATATATAAAGCACTTTCGCCATACAGGTGCTCCCCGATTTTCACTTTCTGACGGCTGGTAGTTTTTAATTCCAGAAAATAAAGCGGACTAAAAACAGGAACAGGAGATTTTTTACCAAATGCTTCTCCCGCAATCAGTTTGAACGAAGTACCTTCAGCTTCCCAGACAGGCATTTCATTTTCCTCCACATGATAAAATTCAGGAGACATTTCTTCTTTGTCTTTTGGTAAGGCTACCCAGATCTGAAGTCCATGCAGCATTTTATCCGAATGACGCAAATATTCGGGAGTCCGTTCAGAATGAACAATCCCACTTCCTGCAGTCATCCAATTTACCTGACCCGGCTTAATTTCTACTTCATTGCCCAAACTATCTTTATGCATAATGCTGCCCTTAAAAAGATAGGTCAGCGTAGAAAGACCAATATGTGGATGCGGAGCTACGTCCAGATTTTCGTGATCACTCAGCACAACCGGGCCCATGTGATCAATAAAGGCAAACGGGCCTACCATTCTTTTTTCACGGAATGGCAATAACCGCCCGACTATGAAATTGCCAATATTGCTTGCTCTTTCTTCTATAATCAATTTAATATTTGACATCGCAAATTGTGGTTTTATATATAAAATATGATGCTTTCAGACAGCTTGATGAAACCTCTTTAAATTTAGATGTTTAAACAGTTACTAATATAAGATTAATTATTTCTCCTAAATCACAAAAACAATTCTTTCCGGATCCGGCTAAGCTGGGTTGGAGTGATCCCCAGATAAGAAGCTATATGATGTTGTTTAAGTCTGTCATTCAGCTCAGGATAGGTGAGCAGAAAGCTCTGATAACGTTGTGTCGCATTTTGATATTTTGCCGTAATCTCCAGAACCTCCTTGTCTTCGATCCAGTGTTTCTCCATATATTTAATATGGAACATAGCCAGATCAGGGAACCGCTCCAGTAACTGCCGGAAAGCAAATGAATCATATTCAAGCACATCGGTATCTTCAAGCGCACAGATATTAAAAAGACCAGGTTCTCTTTTAAGCATTGCAGAAGTAGAAGCGACAAAAGAATTTTCAGCGAAAAATTTCTTGATTACAATATTTCCTTCTTCCGTAGTGTAATAATAAGACAGAAGCCCCTTGCTGACAAAGGCAATTGTCCTGGGGATACTCCCTTCTCTGAGTAGAAAATCGTGTCTGGCAATTGTTTTTGGCCGCACAATCTTTAAGATTTCATCGATACACGCTGTAGATAACGGTGCGTATCTGTTTAATGCCTTAATAAATGAATCCATCTTTATCCCCTCCTTTTGTTGGGAATAAAGATCGGATTATTTTTATTTTATATTAGCCCCGATTAGCTTGTTTAATAACCTCACCGGCTGCTGTTGCATCAATTTCAATTAACATTCCGTCTAAAGCCAGTCCTGATACAGGAATCAGTGTATTTACCGGAAATTTCTCATCCGGCCAGAACTTCTTTCCTTCTTCAATCAGTATTTTGTGTTTTTCAGCATTGTAATTGACTACAAGCGTAGTTAGTTTAGCAATATGATGCAGTTCCAGGCCTTTACTTTTCAATGCCGTTGCCAGATTTTTAAAAGTAAAACTTACCTGTGTTCTGAAATCTTTACTAAGCTGACCTTCGCTATCAGTCCCCGCCTGTCCGGCCACAAAAACAAGTATACTGTTAGCAGGTACTGTTGCCACATGCGAATACCCATGTACCCGGGGGTCGTATAAACCTTTAGGATTAGTGATTTCCTGTGCACTTACCTTTTGAGTTAAAGACCCCAGTACTGAGATCATTAACAGACATTTAACAATGTTCATCATGATATTATAATTTAGGATTGGGTGAAATAATTATGAATAAACAGCAACTGAAAAGCAGATGCTTTGGACCAGTAGGCATCATTATGTGCCCCCGGACGTTCTATATAATCATGTTCGATTTTAAGCTCAGTCAATTTCCGGTGCAATGATCTGTTGATTTCCAGTAAAGGATCATCAAGACCACAGTCAATAATCAGTTTCAGTTCCTTATTTTTTAAGGAGGAAATAGTATAGTTCACCGTATGCATCTCCCAACTCTTTTCATGACCAGGGAAATCACCCAGACTTTTCTCTATCCCATAAGCATGGACAAAGGGTCTGAAATCAACTGCGCCGCATATGCTGCCAGCTGCGCCATACAGATCTTTATGACGGATAGCCAGAAAAAGGGCTCCATGACCACCCATACTCCATCCGTAAACAGCTCTTTTCTCTCTGACAGGGATAGAGGGATAATTTTTATCCGTATAGCTGATCAGTTCTTTAGTGATAAAACTTTCATAACGGATCTGCGCATTTACAGGACTGTCAAAATACCAGCTGTCAAACCCGCCATCAGCAAGAACAAAAATCATCTGATAGGCATCGGCCTCTGCGGCAAGATCCGGAATGTCCTGTTTGATCGTTCTGACAGCACTTCCGCTATAACCGTGCAGCACATAAACAACAGGAAATCGCCCGCCATCTTTTTTCTGATCAGGACTTATAAAAACACAGCGAACTTCTTTTTTCATGCCTTTACTATATACCGCGGCGGTATCAACTTTCGCTGCAAAAGAAGAACCCGCAAAAAACATAGCCACTAAAAGGCTGGATAATCGTTTCATATTTATTAATTTGTACAGCAAAGTACTGCCTAATTTATCTGCTAAACATTTACATATGTTGAGGAAACCAGAAAATTCTCTATCCGGTGAAGATGATTTCAAAAATCAGCAGCTCAATTTTGAAAGTGTAAAAACTGCCTATGCTGAAAAATGGCCCGGATTAAGGGACGAGCTTTTCAGGAAAGACTTTGAAGATAATTTTGACCTGTTTATCGCGGCTTATAAAAGCGAAGGTAAGCTGGAAATCTGGCTTAGAGACAGTAGTCAGCCCCGGTATGCACTGTTTAAAACCTATGATTTCAGTGCGCATTCCGGTGTTTTAGGTCCGAAGACTAAAAAAGATGATCTGCAAACACCAGAAGGTGTCTATTATATTGACCGTTTCAATCCTCTGAGCCGTTTTTATCTATCTCTGGGTATTAATTATCCAAATGCTGTTGATTTACTCAGAAGTGGTCATCATGACCCCGGTTCAGATATTTACATCCATGGAAACTGTCTTACTGTGGGTTGTATTCCACTCACAGATGATAAAATAAAGGAAGTATACATACTTGCTATTGAAGCGAGAAACAATAGACAGACACAAATTCCTGTACATATCTTCCCATTTAGAATGACACAGGAAAACATGAACAGGAATCTGGTGGATTTTCCGCAGCATAAAGCATTCTGGAAAACGTTACAACTCACTTATAACTATTTTGAGAAATTCAGAAATCCAGCCTGAATTTCTTAAACTTGATAACCGGACCTATCGTTCAGTAATCTCATGCCTGTTTTCCTGCAAATAATGCCATTTCAACTGCCCTTCTTCTCCCCTGACAAATAAGGCACTTACTACCTTTTTATTGATTTCTTCTATCGTACCTTTTGGACTATCGTAAAAACTATACGATTTTATTTCAAAGACAGTAAGGGTAAAAGCAAATCAGGTTGTCACAAGATAAAGAAAATATAAAATGAAGATCAACCCAAACAAGCTATTCGTCAATGCACGTTCTCAGGTGGTCAATTGTTTTATCGTAACCTCTATTCACAACCTAAATTAGTAGTCTTATGACAGGTCAAACTCATTCTCTATGTTTTATGTTCAGTGGCTTTTTATCAGTAGCCCTGGTCCTGGCGATTATCGTAGTTATTTATCTATTAAAACTTGTTCATGAATCCTGTGAGGAATAAACTTTTCAATCAGCTGTATCATCTTATTTTTTTTCCAGTTTACCTGATCAGCCTGCTGCCTTATTCCGTAGCCGATGCAACTCTTGGAAAAATGCTCTACTTCATGTCTTACAGAGTCTTCAGGTATCGTTACAACGTAGTCCTGCAAAATCTTTCCAGATCCCTGCCGGCCAAATCTTATCCGGAGATTCAGCAGATTGCAAAAGAGTATTATAAACATCTGGTCTGTATGGTCATTGAAACAGTCAAACTTTTTTCTGTAAGCAAACAGTCTCTGGATCAGAAAGTACAGCTGGTTAACACAGAATTATTGCTGCATTACCATCAGCAGAACAGGAATATCATTGCTGTTTTAGGCCATTATGGCAACTGGGAATACCTGAATATTTTACCCGCCAGACTCCCCTTTAAAACAAATGCGATCTATAAACCGCTTTCCAGCCCGGTTATGAATAAACTGGTTCACTATGTAAGAGGACGTTTCGGCATGCAGCTGATTCCCGCAAACCAGGCATTAAGGCATCTGCTTAAACAAAAAGATCAGCCGCAATTGTCCATTTTTATCGCCGATCAGTTTCCCGGAACCAGCGACCAGAATAAATTTGACTTCATGCATCAGTCAACCAATATGTTCAATGGTGCTGAAAAATTAGCCATAGCTACTAATGCTGTAGTGGTTTATCTGGAGATCAACCGGAAACCGGACAACAGCTGGGAAATAGATTTTTCCCTGATTACAGAAAGCCCGAAGGAAACCTGTAACCAGGAAATCACCAGATCTTTTGCACAAAAACTTCAGCACACGATCAGTGTTGCCCCATCTTACTGGTTATGGTCACACAAAAGATGGAAAGACTAAATTTTATTTCCAACCCCCACCCAGAGCCCGGTACAATGACACTGTTGCCTGTAATTGCTGCAGCTGATCATTTACCTGGCTAAGTTGTGCAGCCAGAAAACTTTGCTGCGCGGTCAGTACTTCTGTATAATTTGCAGAACCATATCTGACCAGCGCCTGTGTATACTGAACTGATTTTTCCAGATTTTCCAGCTGACTTGTTCTCGTAATTTTCTTTTCAGAAGCTCTCTGATAAGAATACATCGCATTGGAAACTTCCTGTCCGGCAGTAAGTATAGTAGTCTGAAAGCTCAGAACCGCTTGTTGCTGTTGCTCCAGCGCCACTTTCAACCTGGTCTTGTTTGCACCTTTGTTAAATATCGGCTGCGTTAACCCGCCAGTCAGGCTGCTGATCCAGGAGCCCGGCCCAAAAAAGCTGCTGAAACTTGAATATCCACCCGATGCGGAAATAGTCAGTGAAGGATAGAAATAAGTTCTGGCCACATTACTCAATTCAAAAGCATTTTTAAAATTGTATTCTGCTGCCTGCACATCAGGCCGGTTAGCTAACAGTTGTACCGGAACACCTGTTTTCAACAGGGCAATAGCATGAATCTGATCGAACTTACTTCTTTCTATGGGCCCCGGAACCCTGCCCAGTAACAGGTTCAGTCCGTTTTCCGTTTCTCTGACAGACTGCATAAGATCCGGAATCGTAACCGCAACGGCATATTTACTCGATTCACTCTGTACTACTGCTGCACCCGTCACCACATCAGCAGTCTTTAGTTTTTTCATAATATCTACTGTAGTCTGCCAGTTTTTAACACTTTGCTGTGTAATCAGTAACTGATCATCCAGCGCAAGCAGCCGGTAATAATTCGTAGCGATACTGGCTACCAGCTCTGTCTGAACAGCTCTTGCATTAGCTTCAGCCTGTAACAGTGAAGCTAAATTTGCGCGTTTTGCGCTACTCAGTTTTCCCCATAAATCGGCCTCCCAACTTGTAGTCAGTTCTGCCTGATACTGATAGGGCGTTACACTTTTCAGCTCACTCTGATTGGAAGATCCCGCAGCAGTTGCACTGCCATCTCCACTTAAAGAAGGTAAAAATGCCAACCTGCTCTGTTCTAAATAAGCCTTAGACTGACGGATACGGGAATAGGCAGCTTTCAGATTTAAATTCTGGCGGATCCCTTCACCGATTAACTTTTGCAGTAAGGTATCTGTAAACATTTCTTTCCAGTGTAAACTGGCAATGCTCAGAGTATCGGCAGTTACATTATCCCTGTACAGCCCTTCCATATCCACTGCTGGCTTTTGATAAGGCTGAGTTATTTTGCACGATGCGGATAACAATATGATCAGCCCGGTAACGGGCAGATAAACTTTCAAATATCGTTTCATAATTACTGATTGCTGTAATTAAATTATTTATAATTTGTGATTGGGTTTCTTCTTCATCCTCTCCTGAAGAGTCTGAAACACAATAAATAAAGTTGGGGTAATAAAAAGGCCAAAGACCGTTCCGATAAACATCCCTCCTACAGCCCCGACACCAATAGAACGGTTACCATTTGCACCGGCACCGGTAGCCAGCATCAGTGGTACCAGACCCAGGATAAATGCAAATGAAGTCATGAGTATAGGTCTGAGCCTTGCCTGTGCTCCTTTTACAGCAGCTTCCACGATCTCCATACCTGAACGTCTTCTTTCTACAGCAAATTCAACTATCAGAATGGCATTTTTAGCCAGTAATCCGATTAACATAACCAGGGTAATCTGTACGTAAATATTATTACTGATGCCAAACAAATGTGCAAACATGAAGGCACCTGCAGTACCAACAGGTATAGTCAGTAAAATAGATAATGGCAGCAGATAACTCTCATACTGTGCACTAAGCAATAAATACACAAAGACCAGGCAAAGCAAAAAGATGAAAATTGTCTGGCTGTTTCCTGCCAGCTCTTCTCTGGTAATTCCAGAAAATTCATAGCTGTATCCTGCAGGAAGAGTTTTTGCAGCAACCTCCTGTATCGCACTGATCGCCTGACCAGAACTATAAGCTGGATTAGGTGTACCGTTAATACTGATTGAATTATATAAATTAAAACGGGTGATCGCCTGTGGTCCGTAAGTTTGGGTCAGGGTAAAAAACTCCGTTATCGGAACCATTTGTCCATCCGGGGTACGGACAAAAACACCATTCAGACTTTCCGGGGTCATCCTGTATTCGGGTGAAGATTGTACCATTACCCTGAACTGCTGTCCGAACTGATTAAAATTCGAAGCATAAACACCACCGAAATAACCCTGCATCGCCGAAGTAATATCCACCACATTAAGACCTGCATCCTTAATTTTAGGCACATTCATATTCATCAGGTACTGCGGAAAATTCGGATTAAACGAGGTAGTGGCAAACTGGATTTCCGGTCGTTCTGACAAAGCCGACAGGAAGTCTTTACTGGCCTTATAAAACTGTGGAATTTCTCCGCCTGTTCTATCCTGAAGCTGAAAGGCAAAACCATTGGTTGTTCCAAAGCCCTGTATAGTAGCCGGAGCAAAAAACTTAACTTCAGCCTCTGTGATATCAGCCGATTTTTTGATCAGTTCACTGATAATAGCCTGAACATCTCTTTTTCTCTTATCCCATGGGATGAGCCGCATGACTACCGTTGCATAATTACTCCCGGTTCCGGAAAGCTGTCCCCGGCCGGTAATAGCCAGTACATTATTAATTTCCGGTATCGTATGCGCCAGTTTTTCTATTTTACGGGTTACCTCATCAGTCCTTTCCAGAGAAGCATCCGGAGGCAGGGTTATATTACAGTTAACTGCTCCAAGATCCTCATTAGGGACAAATCCGGTAGCTGTATTTTTAGCCAGGAAAAACAGTGCAATCATAAAAGTGCCAAGTATGGTCAGTGGAATCCACTTTCTGTTACTGAAAAAGGCAATGGTATTGGCATATTTATTACTCATCCGCTCAAAAGAAGTATTAAAAGCAGTATAGAATTTCTCCATAAAACTCATTTTGGCTTTTCCTTTTTCATGATGACTTTTTAAGAATAAAGCACAAAGTGCAGGACTGAGTGTCAGTGCATTAATTGCCGAAAGGATAATTGCTATAGCCAATGTAAGTCCAAACTGTTTATAAAAGACTCCTGAAGACCCGCCAATGAAACTGACGGGAATAAATACGGCAGACATAACCAGCGTAATAGACACAATAGCACTGGATATTTCTCCAAGAGCGTCAATACTGGCTTCCCTGGCAGAAGTATAACCACTATCCAGTTTGGCATGGACGGCCTCCACAACTACAATGGCATCATCGACGACAATACCAATTGCCAGAATGAGTGCAAAAAGGGTAAGCAGATTAATCGTAAAACCAAATAGTTTCAAAAAGAAAAATGTCCCTATAATTGCCACCGGAACAGAGATGGCCGGAATAAGTGTTGACCTGAAATCCTGGAGAAAAATAAAGACAACGACAAATACCAGAATGAAGGCTTCAAATAAGGTATGCAACACCTTGTCAATGGAAGCCGTCAGAAAATCATCCACACTCTGCAGCACCACATAATGTATGCCTTTAGGAAATGTTTTAGAAGCTTTATCCATGACTTTGAGTGTTTGCTGGATCACATCTCTTGCATTGGAACCAGCTACCTGAGCCACATTAATGGATACCGCAGGATGTCCGTTGGTTCTGGTACTGTTAAAATAACTCAGGGCACCGAGCTGGATACGGGCAATATCCTTAAGTCTCAGCAACCGGCTGCGATCATTAGAACGGATCACTATATTGCCAAACTGGGCAGTATCAACCAGTGTACCGGGATACTTGATCACATACTGGAATGCCTGTCCACCACGTTCACCAAACTGCCCCGGGGCTGCCTGTATATTCTGATCAGACAGTGCAGCTGTAACATCAGCCGGTACCAGTCCATAAGAGGCCATAGCCTGCGGATTAAGCCAGATACGCATAGAATAATCCATCTGACCTGAAGCAGAAGCATCCCCAACTCCCTGAATCCTTTTAACTTCGGGAACAATATTAATGTCTACGTAGTTCTGTAAAAAGGTCTGATCATATTGTGGATTATCACTGTAAACCGAGAAAATCAGTAGTGTACTTGTTTGTTTTTTCTGTACGGTTACCCCGGCTTTGGTTACTTCCTGCGGTAATAAAGGGGTAGCTCTTGAAACTGCGTTCTGTACATTGACCGCAGCCATATTCGGATCACTGCCAATTTTAAAACTGACTGTAATATTTCCTGATCCGTCATTGCCGGCAGTAGAGGTAATATAATCCATATTTTCTACCCCGTTGATTTGCTGTTCCAGCGGGACTATCACACTTTTGAGCACTACGTCTGCACTGGCGCCGCTATAGTTGGCAGAGACCTGGACAGTTGGCGGCGCAATATCAGGGTATTGGGAAATGGGAAGGGAAACCAGGCCCAGTACACCCAGGGTAACTATAATAATAGAGACCACGGTTGATAACACCGGACGTTCAATAAATAGCTTTAACATATGCTGAGATTTCTTAAATTAATGGGTGAGCCGTTAAGGACGATGATTAACACTGTCAGCATTTATCTGAGTGGGTATGATGGTTAAACCTTCTCTCAGATTTGAAATTCCATCCGCTACTATTTTATCACCGGCTTTCAATCCTTTTTGAACTACATAAGAATCATCAGCATTTGCAGTTGTGGTAATTTCTACAGACTTTACTTTGTTCGTTTGATCCAGGACATATACAAATAGCTTTCCCTGTATCTGATAAGTTGCCTTCTGCGGAACAAGCAAAGCAGAATTAATCGTTCTGGGAATACGCACTACGGCACTGCTGCCACTTCTTACCAGGCCATCATGATTAGGAAAAGTTGCCCTCATATTAATAGACCCTGTCTGAGCATTAATTAAACCGCTGGCTGTTTCTACTTTTCCTTCAGCTGGCAGGATATTTCCATTAGCCAGCACCAGGTTGACCGGTGGTAATGTGGTCAGCTTCTGCTGCATGGTTACCCCTTTGGCATTAAGAAAAAAGTCAAGTCCCTGTCTTTCGTTAATCGAGAAATAAGCATATATTTTTTCAATATTGGAGACAGTAGTAAGCGGACTGGTCGTTG
This portion of the Pedobacter lusitanus genome encodes:
- a CDS encoding efflux RND transporter permease subunit, encoding MLKLFIERPVLSTVVSIIIVTLGVLGLVSLPISQYPDIAPPTVQVSANYSGASADVVLKSVIVPLEQQINGVENMDYITSTAGNDGSGNITVSFKIGSDPNMAAVNVQNAVSRATPLLPQEVTKAGVTVQKKQTSTLLIFSVYSDNPQYDQTFLQNYVDINIVPEVKRIQGVGDASASGQMDYSMRIWLNPQAMASYGLVPADVTAALSDQNIQAAPGQFGERGGQAFQYVIKYPGTLVDTAQFGNIVIRSNDRSRLLRLKDIARIQLGALSYFNSTRTNGHPAVSINVAQVAGSNARDVIQQTLKVMDKASKTFPKGIHYVVLQSVDDFLTASIDKVLHTLFEAFILVFVVVFIFLQDFRSTLIPAISVPVAIIGTFFFLKLFGFTINLLTLFALILAIGIVVDDAIVVVEAVHAKLDSGYTSAREASIDALGEISSAIVSITLVMSAVFIPVSFIGGSSGVFYKQFGLTLAIAIILSAINALTLSPALCALFLKSHHEKGKAKMSFMEKFYTAFNTSFERMSNKYANTIAFFSNRKWIPLTILGTFMIALFFLAKNTATGFVPNEDLGAVNCNITLPPDASLERTDEVTRKIEKLAHTIPEINNVLAITGRGQLSGTGSNYATVVMRLIPWDKRKRDVQAIISELIKKSADITEAEVKFFAPATIQGFGTTNGFAFQLQDRTGGEIPQFYKASKDFLSALSERPEIQFATTSFNPNFPQYLMNMNVPKIKDAGLNVVDITSAMQGYFGGVYASNFNQFGQQFRVMVQSSPEYRMTPESLNGVFVRTPDGQMVPITEFFTLTQTYGPQAITRFNLYNSISINGTPNPAYSSGQAISAIQEVAAKTLPAGYSYEFSGITREELAGNSQTIFIFLLCLVFVYLLLSAQYESYLLPLSILLTIPVGTAGAFMFAHLFGISNNIYVQITLVMLIGLLAKNAILIVEFAVERRRSGMEIVEAAVKGAQARLRPILMTSFAFILGLVPLMLATGAGANGNRSIGVGAVGGMFIGTVFGLFITPTLFIVFQTLQERMKKKPNHKL